The Bacteriovorax sp. PP10 nucleotide sequence TTTTGGTGCATGTCTAAAAGAGTGAAAAATATCCTGACAGAGATTTGCTCTTTTCCAGAAGCTTCAGTTAAATGCATTCCGAGATATGAACTCTTTTCTTTGGGGTCTTTTAGAACTTTAAGTTTTGATCAACCAATTAACCTGGTTTATTCAGGCAGATTGAGCTCTCAAAAGAATATTGAGTTCTTCCTGGCATTTGCCGCCTCAGTTGCTCACTTGAGTTCAGTTGAGGTTCATACGACTCTATTAGGGAAGTGGGACAATTGGATTCCTAAGCATCGTGGGCGCTATATAATTGAGTCTTATCAAAACAATATCAATAAGTTTTTAAGCAAACTAAAATTTAAAAATTCTCCGGTCTTTATTGAAGACTTAGGTCCAGAGGAGTGGTTGAATTATCTTGAAGGCAATTCACTACTCGTCAGCTTTTCAACTTCGATTGCTGAGGATTATGGAGTTTCTATTGCTCAGGCCCAGGAGCTCGGTGTTCCCTTGATTATTTCCGATTGGGGGGGCCATGGGGATGTGGAAGGCGACAATGTTTATCATGTGCCTTTAGGTCTGATAGGTGAGAGCTTTTCAGCTGATGAAAAAATTCTTCTATATGCTGAGAAGCTGGCCCAGAAATTTATTAAAGATCCAAAGTCTTTTAATAAGAATGTAGCAGGAAAGAAAGATGAAAGTGCAGCAGGAGCAATGCTAACTCTTCGCGACTTTGAAAAAATTCGTTTAGGGTTGATGGGAAAGCATGGTTATGAAATGGGACTCTTTGGACAAAACTTAATGAGTCTGTATGCCTCTTCTGAAAGAGGGAAAGTTTTTTTTAATGTCGTAAAAAATAGTATGACGGGCAATTAGATGGAATATCTTGAAAAAATTAAAGAAGATGTCCTTGGGACCCAAAAGGCCTTTAAAGATTTAGGTCTTCGCCAGGATACTTTTTGTGTCATGCCTTTTGTGAATATTATTCTTGAGCCCAATGGAAACGTTGGTCTTTGCCGCCATAAAGGAATTCATAATTCTAGCCTTGGAAATTTAAAGCAACAGACCATTAAAGAAATTTGGGAGTCTGATAAGGCCGTTCAATGGAGAGAGGATTTTAAATCAGGATCAGGCGAAGCTTGTGAAACAGAGCTGGTTGATCGTAGATGTAATCTCTGTCCTGAACTCAATAAACTTCTTCCTCACGCAGAAATAACGAATACAAAAAATCCTAAAATCTTAAGGCTCACAGCTAATCTTAATGGGAAGTGCAACCTTGAGTGCCAGATGTGTAACGTTTGGAAACTTCCGAATGGTTTCTATACAGAAGACAACTTCTGGATTCCTGCAAGAGAGTTATTCTTTAAAGATATTCTTGAAGTCGATATGCTCTCGGGTGAACCCTTTATTCAAAAAGACACTTATAGGCTTATGGATGAAGTTTCATCTGTTAATCCTGACTGTCAGTGGACGATTACGTCTAATATGCATTGGGTTCTAAGTGACTTCATTAAAGAAAAATTAAATAAGATCGTTGTTAAAAATCTTATTGTCTCAATTGATAGTCTTGAGAGTGTTGCTTACGCCAAAATTAGAAAGCTAGGTAATCTTGATTTTGTTTTATCAAACTTAGACAAGATGCTGGCCTATGAAAAAGAAAGAGTCGCAAGCGGAAGATCAAAATTAAATATCAGAATGCATTTTCTTATTCAGAAAGATAACTGGCGTGAAGTGAAAAACGTCATTAAGTATTGTCGTGAAAAAGAGATCATCCCTTTTATTTCTTATTTATATGAACCCTTTGAGTTTTCGTTGGGAACTTTAAGCTATGAAGAAAGAGTCGAGATTCTTGATTTTTATCTTAATACCTTAAATAGAGAAGAGTTGCTTCTGGCCCAAAGAATTATTAAACCTTTAATGCGCACTTTGAGTAAAATTGATTATACTTACTATATAACTAATTTTAGAGATCAAACGCTGCAATGAAATTAATTTATCTCCTGGCCTTATTTTCTTTTTCAATTCAAGCAAGTGACATTCAATGCGATTTTTTTGCTGTTAATACTGATCAGTCTTGTACTCCATTTGGAGGAATCAAACTCGATGTTCCTATGGCAAAACAAAAAAGGCCTTTAAGTTGTGAAGCGGCCGCGCTGACATCGGCACTGAATTATTTTGGTGCAGATACAACTGAAGAGAAAATTATTGAGCAAATGCCTTTTGATAAAACTTTAAAGACAAAAGACGTATGGGGAGACCCCAACCTTGGATTTGTAGGTGATATTGATGGACGCTCTATTATCTCAGGGTACGGTATCTACTGGAAGCCTATCGCGAGACTTTCTTCTCAATGGAAAAAAGCAGATTGGATTATAAACGGATCAATAAAAGATATAACTGATCAGATCAAACAAAAGAGACCTGTCTTGGTATGGATATCTGCTCTTAAAGATGCCGACATTATTTTTTGGAAAACGACTTCAGGGAAACGCGTTCGGGCCCTACAGGACCAGCATGTGATTGTAGTGAGTGGGTATGAAGGTTCGGCAGAACTGCCTCTTGGATTTCATGTTATGGACCCAGACGAAGGGATGAGATTTATGGATTACAATGACTTCATTGCCAGATGGGATCGATTCGAAAGACCGGCCGTGGTTTTTAAAGACTAAATTTTTGTCAGTTTAATCAAAGTGTATTCACGAGAGATCGCTGGATAGTCGTAATGTTTTACAATATCCATTTTTATTTTATTTTTTAGCAATGTCGCTTCTACGTCGGCTTCACTCACTTTTAAATAGGTCGCAAGATCTGTCGCAATTCCTAATTCTTTAGATGAAAGAATGTAAAACTCTTGGGCCGGGAAGTGTGAGAGAAATCCTATGAAGTTTTCTTTAGAGGGGATTTTACTATATTTCCAATTGACGTGAATGGGTTTGATTTTCTCCTGAGAGAAAAATTCAATTTGTCCGATATCAAGATAGTAAAGTGTGACTAATTGTTTCTCTTTGAGAATTCCGCTTTCATTCCAGTCTTTAACCATACAATCGTAGGCCCAAACACATTTATTAAAGCTATGAGAGTATTTATTAAACTCAGTATTCCAGTTATAGAAACCGATAATTCGTGTAATGAAAAAGAATCCAAAGAGAGTATAAAATAACATCTTTTTTGCGAGAATTTTTTCTTTATCCAGGAATATGAATAAAACCAACATGAGTAATGCAAGCCCTTGCCCCATATAACCGAGTAAGTCTTCATTTAGTCCACTTGCCACTACACATGTACCTAACACGAATAAGAAAATGAAGCCGATGAGACGGGCGATGTCTTGAGGTTTAGTAAAAGCAATAATAAATCCTACTGTCGCTATAGCTTGTAGGGCGCCTTGAATAAGAAGGGTCTTATTAATATTAGTGGGAAAAGTCGGATTTAAAGACATGATATGGGAAAAAGTAAAACCTGGGACAAATTGATTTAGAGCAAAGTATTTAAAAACATCTAAATTGAATTGAGACGGCTTGATAAGCGTTTTTTCATGTCCTAGAAGATAGAAAAAATCTTGAAAGTTAGTCACAAAGATAAAGAGGATTAAGAAAGGGATTGCCCCTTGGATGATGTACTTAATATTTGAGAATACTTTCTTAAAGGAAAGAATAAAAAATATTGGAAGAAGAATGACCGCGGCCAGCTTTATATAAAGAGTTAAACCAAATAAAAATCCTATTCGCCTAAAGTCCGTTTTACTCTCAGCCTTTTGAAAGATAAAGAGAGCAAGAATAATGACAGCAAAAGAAGCGTAATCATCGGGGAAAAAGGGATAAGTAAAATAAAGTAGCTGAGGAGTCGTCAATGCTACTAAGACAAAAGGGATTGTGAGCTCTGAGCTTTTTTTAACTATTACTAAAGCTAAGACGAAAGTCATTATAGATAAAATCCATGGAAGGATGATCAGACCTATCGCGGAAGGAAACAAACGAGAAAATTGGCCAGAAATATAATGTGGTATTCCCGAGGCGCGTGTATGCAATAGGATTGGATAGATTCTTTCACTGCTCTTATAATAGAGACTCGGTTTGCTTTTAACATTCTCTATGATTCCAAGCGCGGCCTTTGAGTCATAGTTCAAGAAAGTATCGTCAGGCACAAGATTTTCCAGCTTAAAGTCACTTCCTACAGGAAAATGCTCCCATTCAATAATAGAAGCTTTTTTTGTTAATTGCCCTGCAGCTTCATTACTACCTAGATTATTGGCCTTAGATAAATAATAAAATGAGACAATACTAAAGAGTACTGTGGCGATGATAAGGAATAGGGAATTTGGACGTGCTAATTTCATGGCCTATAAATCTTTGCGCTCGAGTGACTTAGTGTCAACTTGGATTGTAGCCCCTAAAGAGGGAAGGTAAGTAAGCTTCTTTTGATGCCATTCTTCATTGTTGTAAAAGTCGTTGAGGTCCTGATGGATATTATTATGATAATCAGTTTTTAAAATAAACTGATCTTTATAAAAACCATAAATATCCTCGGGGTTTTGATCAATACTCATTCCAATACAAGGAATTCCTTTCGCAATCAGATCAATATGAGCACTCGTATTACCCGCAATGGCTAAATCCCAATCTGTATGAAAATTTAACCAGTCGGTTGGAGCTAAGACTGAGATCTTACTATTTGCCCTTAAGTTCTGAGTCAAGTCACTCGAGAAAATAAGATTCGGGTGAGGACGTATTTCGATACGAACTTCTGGATGAATGCTTCCAATCTGTTTAATGAGATTGATAATTTTTGATTCAACTGGATTCAAGGAAAGGACAATGCCGACCACTTGAATTTTAGGAACTGGAATCTTAAGCGCCTGTACAGGATAATAAGCTCCAACATTACTTATAAGAGGATGAGAAGAAATAAATGGTTTGATTCTATCAATCAGCGCATCTCCCTGAGCAACGACTTGGTTATGAAAGAATAATCCTAAGTCAGAGTCGAGAAAACCATGGTTGATGTAAATAATTTTATGACCATGCTTTTGAGCGGCCAGTGCAATGCCAATCACATTAGGATTACTTTCGGTTGAAATAATCAGAGGGACTGAAGCTTGTTTTGTTATTTTACCTGTTAAACTATAAAAAAATAAAAACTGACTCTGTCTGGTTCCAATAAGAATCCCATTTTTTTGAATAAGTTTTGCAGCTAACCTGAAAAGCCTAAAAGAGAACCCAATGTGGCCCAAAAATTGTTTTAAGACCCAAAAGTTAATTGTTTTAGAAAATGTAATAAATCCAGAATAAGAAAATTGCTCGTTTGATAGTCGGGCCTTAATACAGCGGATTTCATTATTGTGTTCGTAGATTGTAATAAACTGATGATGACTTTTAAAATCCAATGAGACCTTAAGAGTGTTAAGAAGGGCATAAAAGGAAAATAAGTAAGAAATCAGTTTCTGATAGAGGCGTGTTCGGATAAAAGGATTTTTTAGAATCAATTGATACAGG carries:
- a CDS encoding glycosyltransferase — its product is MRLADIIEFIDPWTISQSILRPKIDSYLKENNHRTDNVWYPDVEIVFPERLLNEANIQVVLFGSFFEKIFETGSWPEKNYTFWCMSKRVKNILTEICSFPEASVKCIPRYELFSLGSFRTLSFDQPINLVYSGRLSSQKNIEFFLAFAASVAHLSSVEVHTTLLGKWDNWIPKHRGRYIIESYQNNINKFLSKLKFKNSPVFIEDLGPEEWLNYLEGNSLLVSFSTSIAEDYGVSIAQAQELGVPLIISDWGGHGDVEGDNVYHVPLGLIGESFSADEKILLYAEKLAQKFIKDPKSFNKNVAGKKDESAAGAMLTLRDFEKIRLGLMGKHGYEMGLFGQNLMSLYASSERGKVFFNVVKNSMTGN
- a CDS encoding SPASM domain-containing protein, producing the protein MEYLEKIKEDVLGTQKAFKDLGLRQDTFCVMPFVNIILEPNGNVGLCRHKGIHNSSLGNLKQQTIKEIWESDKAVQWREDFKSGSGEACETELVDRRCNLCPELNKLLPHAEITNTKNPKILRLTANLNGKCNLECQMCNVWKLPNGFYTEDNFWIPARELFFKDILEVDMLSGEPFIQKDTYRLMDEVSSVNPDCQWTITSNMHWVLSDFIKEKLNKIVVKNLIVSIDSLESVAYAKIRKLGNLDFVLSNLDKMLAYEKERVASGRSKLNIRMHFLIQKDNWREVKNVIKYCREKEIIPFISYLYEPFEFSLGTLSYEERVEILDFYLNTLNREELLLAQRIIKPLMRTLSKIDYTYYITNFRDQTLQ
- a CDS encoding C39 family peptidase encodes the protein MKLIYLLALFSFSIQASDIQCDFFAVNTDQSCTPFGGIKLDVPMAKQKRPLSCEAAALTSALNYFGADTTEEKIIEQMPFDKTLKTKDVWGDPNLGFVGDIDGRSIISGYGIYWKPIARLSSQWKKADWIINGSIKDITDQIKQKRPVLVWISALKDADIIFWKTTSGKRVRALQDQHVIVVSGYEGSAELPLGFHVMDPDEGMRFMDYNDFIARWDRFERPAVVFKD